A portion of the Candidatus Pristimantibacillus lignocellulolyticus genome contains these proteins:
- a CDS encoding InlB B-repeat-containing protein, translated as MKNWEHHDNAEVIARLHLNAVTISCFFTKVVMYKAQYLSNSLIFREIVFCEAIFATHHYFIIIILLKRRVNITMKQTNQLNRKRFLSLLLTLVLISSVVFTAPTVQAESLSNASVTAESSTPERIRDGVILHAFDWNLNVIEQNLQAIADAGYTAIQTSPIMGVGSGAQWYAAYQPRNMVAGGEDNRYGDRDAFVSLTSAAEKLGIKVIVDVVPNHMGSTSNSHAPWNDNTHFHDVSGNVGYNDRFLLTQPEMISGLRDLDTHSSFVQESIIAYLKDMIDAGASGFRYDAIKHIELDDDVPSPASISAGLTNNRYPNGEFKSDYVKNVTGAAKAYFEEKGKENFQYGEVLQGGDPNNDRVAGYAKYIDLTASMYGHHVRGVLEVGDIGRLDKWTDYAAEGLKAEQLVPWVESHDTYNNEGESLGFSPKQIRQGWAMIAARKDASPLFFARNINASGNQIISVRTADNVDNNRPQWSHPEVVTINKFHNAMAGRDENLVSLGNNAVMIERGTIADGGGAVLLNTSTTDRVLGSVPVNFLKDGYYVNALDQTNVFTVSNGRISGIIPGNSANINNIDTNTNPGLVVLMERDNANPTILAALPSNDDVIAGNHFTSNQLQLRMSAVNVTNAMYAINNGDAVEFEDDEIIIVDANYNGPITVTLVGQVVGGQWITREFTYNWIESEEVVAPPIEEPTHVNVYLSINHNTDFQAWSNNSLGIRVYTFNPELFGGWPGGTMTRMKYNGVDTHWYKIVMPRAAVGGIIFNNQNGQQTGQPAISASMLNNEQLYFYGTGASNFGINTGANWDTAFAAGNNIGFAASNVFPPGRNGVIFNTSGGSSVNNQYVREGEKATRPATDPTRSGYLFDGKWYTDSNFENEYNFDTPVVSNLGGDHIYALTLYAGWIELEDDKFLVEFDAQGGSSVMSIPNVVGDTSITAPEQSVRNGYAFAGWFHDSDYENEWNFDSDTVKAPTKLFAKWEIVSYNIIYMDGGAIANMPGSVPDNYNVETETFSLSTPSPKDGYTFNGWFTDPQFLPSSKLNSVAVNSVGDLILYARFTANTYSITLDPQSGLGGTAIVTVMYGGKLPLGITRPEKSGYSFRGYYADTDGEGQQYYNSNGVREFKGEWSTASGSTFYAHWIPTAGNPDISSVAAALEALEVGYVAGNNADNVTQNVTLPTAGIEDVTVSWSSDNAEILSTSGVVVRPLAGSADAIITLTATLTKGQVTDTKSFTVIVRSLENGVIPSPSYPEPTPAPTDVIKDGNKAIVELGRGITSKSILVQDIAGLSLQIKATDVVLTVQADALKQWLTAAGNPSGASLEVTIAPVTAGDIANTPAKGGQAHVEVAGVIYDITIKLKHNNQVTDISNVGGGVEISLPYNNGADEDLLGIYYYNAGSKEWEYVGGSVDATKNTVTVTLEHLSNYAVLEYSKSFTDVPSNHWVARTLEVLAAKHIIKGTSDTHFTPNGHTTRAEFTSLLVRALGLTQAASLVPFEDVQAGQWYANEVAIAYEAGLVTGVSDTTFDPNAKITREQMAVLLVRAYEYNKNGIVAAGQETANLKDGSSISLWAVEGVNKAITVGLLQGKGNGIFDPASHANRAETAQAILNLLNKL; from the coding sequence GTGAAGAATTGGGAGCATCACGATAATGCAGAAGTGATAGCGCGGCTCCATTTGAATGCGGTTACAATTAGTTGTTTTTTTACGAAAGTGGTGATGTACAAGGCACAGTATTTAAGTAACAGTCTAATTTTTCGTGAAATTGTTTTCTGTGAAGCCATCTTTGCAACTCATCACTATTTTATCATTATCATCTTATTAAAAAGGAGAGTAAACATTACCATGAAACAAACAAATCAACTAAACCGGAAACGTTTCCTAAGTCTGCTTCTCACTCTGGTGCTGATATCTTCGGTCGTCTTTACCGCCCCGACGGTTCAGGCAGAATCTTTATCGAATGCTTCAGTAACGGCGGAGTCCTCCACCCCAGAACGTATCCGTGATGGGGTTATTCTGCATGCTTTCGACTGGAATTTAAATGTGATAGAGCAGAACCTACAAGCCATCGCTGACGCTGGGTACACGGCGATACAGACTTCGCCTATTATGGGCGTTGGTTCTGGAGCTCAATGGTATGCTGCCTACCAACCCAGAAATATGGTCGCTGGAGGCGAGGACAATAGATACGGCGATAGAGATGCCTTTGTCAGTCTGACCTCCGCCGCAGAAAAACTAGGCATTAAGGTTATTGTAGACGTTGTGCCTAACCACATGGGCAGCACAAGTAATTCGCATGCCCCGTGGAATGATAATACACACTTCCATGATGTGAGCGGCAACGTAGGTTATAATGACCGTTTTCTTCTGACTCAGCCAGAAATGATCTCTGGGCTGAGGGATCTGGACACGCACAGTTCGTTTGTTCAAGAATCTATTATCGCTTACTTAAAGGACATGATCGACGCTGGGGCGAGTGGCTTCCGTTATGATGCCATCAAGCATATCGAGCTAGACGACGACGTGCCTTCCCCAGCAAGTATTTCTGCTGGCTTAACGAATAATAGATATCCCAACGGGGAGTTCAAAAGTGATTATGTAAAAAATGTGACGGGCGCTGCTAAAGCGTACTTTGAGGAGAAGGGCAAGGAGAACTTCCAGTACGGCGAGGTGCTGCAAGGGGGAGACCCTAACAACGACAGGGTAGCTGGTTACGCCAAATATATTGACCTGACCGCTTCCATGTACGGGCATCATGTGCGTGGCGTCCTTGAGGTAGGGGACATTGGTCGTCTCGATAAATGGACTGATTACGCCGCCGAAGGGTTGAAGGCTGAGCAATTGGTACCTTGGGTAGAATCGCATGACACCTACAACAATGAAGGGGAATCTTTGGGCTTCAGCCCGAAGCAGATCAGACAGGGCTGGGCTATGATTGCCGCTCGCAAGGACGCTTCACCTCTTTTCTTTGCCCGTAATATCAATGCCTCCGGGAACCAGATAATTAGCGTAAGGACCGCAGACAACGTGGACAATAACCGGCCTCAGTGGAGCCATCCTGAAGTCGTGACTATCAATAAGTTCCATAACGCAATGGCCGGACGAGACGAGAATTTGGTAAGTCTCGGTAACAACGCAGTCATGATTGAGCGCGGCACAATCGCGGACGGCGGCGGAGCAGTGCTACTCAATACCAGCACAACCGACCGTGTTCTGGGCAGTGTGCCAGTCAACTTCTTAAAGGATGGATATTATGTTAACGCACTAGATCAGACCAATGTCTTTACAGTATCAAATGGCAGGATCAGTGGGATCATACCTGGTAATTCTGCAAACATAAACAACATCGACACTAACACAAACCCTGGCCTTGTGGTTCTAATGGAGAGGGACAACGCCAACCCCACCATTCTTGCCGCTTTGCCGAGCAATGATGATGTGATCGCAGGGAACCACTTTACTAGCAATCAGCTACAGCTCAGAATGTCGGCCGTCAATGTGACTAATGCGATGTACGCGATTAATAACGGAGACGCTGTGGAATTTGAGGATGACGAGATCATCATCGTGGACGCTAACTACAACGGTCCCATCACTGTTACGTTGGTAGGTCAGGTAGTCGGGGGGCAATGGATCACAAGAGAATTTACTTACAATTGGATCGAGTCTGAAGAAGTGGTTGCCCCGCCGATCGAAGAGCCAACACACGTCAACGTGTATTTATCCATTAACCATAATACGGATTTCCAAGCATGGAGTAATAACAGTCTTGGAATAAGGGTTTACACGTTTAACCCAGAGCTATTTGGTGGATGGCCTGGTGGGACGATGACGAGAATGAAATACAATGGTGTCGATACCCATTGGTACAAGATTGTAATGCCTCGAGCTGCCGTAGGCGGTATTATATTTAACAACCAGAATGGACAACAAACTGGACAACCAGCGATTAGCGCTTCAATGCTCAATAATGAGCAATTATATTTTTATGGCACCGGAGCCTCGAACTTTGGTATTAACACTGGCGCTAACTGGGATACGGCTTTTGCCGCAGGCAATAATATCGGCTTCGCAGCCAGCAATGTATTCCCGCCGGGACGCAACGGCGTGATTTTCAACACGTCGGGCGGTAGCTCGGTCAACAATCAATATGTCCGAGAAGGAGAAAAAGCAACTCGGCCTGCAACTGATCCGACTCGCAGTGGTTATCTCTTCGACGGAAAATGGTACACAGATTCGAATTTTGAGAATGAATATAATTTCGATACTCCAGTAGTCAGCAATCTTGGCGGAGATCATATTTATGCGTTGACTCTCTACGCTGGGTGGATTGAGCTTGAAGATGATAAGTTTTTAGTCGAGTTCGATGCTCAGGGCGGCAGTTCGGTCATGTCGATCCCGAACGTGGTGGGCGATACTAGTATCACTGCACCAGAACAGTCAGTCAGAAATGGTTATGCTTTTGCTGGATGGTTTCACGATTCGGACTATGAAAATGAGTGGAACTTTGACTCTGACACCGTAAAGGCACCGACAAAACTTTTCGCTAAGTGGGAGATTGTATCTTACAACATCATCTATATGGACGGTGGAGCAATCGCGAATATGCCTGGTAGCGTTCCCGACAACTATAACGTTGAAACGGAGACGTTTAGCCTTAGCACACCGAGTCCAAAGGACGGTTATACCTTTAATGGCTGGTTTACCGACCCGCAATTCTTACCGAGCTCAAAGCTCAATAGTGTTGCAGTTAACTCTGTCGGCGATTTGATTCTCTATGCCCGCTTTACGGCAAATACCTATAGTATTACGCTGGATCCTCAGAGTGGGTTAGGCGGTACGGCAATCGTAACGGTTATGTATGGCGGCAAACTCCCACTGGGAATTACCCGTCCTGAGAAATCTGGATATTCTTTCAGAGGTTACTACGCAGATACTGACGGAGAGGGCCAACAATATTACAACAGTAATGGCGTCAGAGAGTTTAAGGGCGAGTGGTCGACTGCGTCAGGTAGCACCTTCTATGCTCACTGGATTCCTACTGCAGGTAATCCCGACATTTCCAGTGTAGCAGCAGCGTTAGAAGCTCTCGAAGTAGGTTACGTTGCAGGCAACAATGCAGATAATGTCACACAAAACGTAACACTGCCAACAGCAGGAATAGAAGATGTCACTGTTTCATGGTCAAGTGATAATGCGGAGATCCTTAGTACAAGTGGTGTCGTAGTTCGTCCATTAGCAGGTTCGGCAGACGCTATCATTACCTTGACAGCAACATTGACGAAAGGTCAAGTGACGGATACGAAAAGCTTTACGGTAATCGTCAGGTCGTTGGAAAACGGAGTTATACCTAGTCCTAGCTATCCAGAACCGACACCAGCGCCAACAGATGTCATTAAGGATGGAAATAAAGCGATTGTGGAGCTTGGCAGAGGTATCACGTCGAAGTCGATTCTTGTACAGGATATTGCCGGACTATCCCTGCAAATAAAAGCAACAGATGTAGTTCTGACTGTTCAAGCGGATGCGCTGAAGCAATGGCTAACTGCGGCAGGCAATCCGTCAGGGGCAAGTCTTGAAGTAACCATTGCTCCAGTGACTGCTGGAGATATCGCAAATACTCCAGCTAAAGGTGGTCAAGCGCATGTAGAAGTTGCAGGCGTGATTTACGATATTACGATTAAGTTGAAACATAACAATCAAGTAACTGACATTAGCAATGTAGGCGGAGGAGTTGAAATCTCCTTGCCTTATAACAACGGGGCTGATGAAGACCTGCTAGGTATTTATTATTACAATGCAGGAAGTAAAGAGTGGGAATACGTAGGTGGCAGCGTAGACGCTACCAAGAATACGGTGACCGTTACTCTTGAGCATTTAAGCAACTATGCGGTGCTAGAATACTCGAAGTCATTCACTGATGTTCCTTCAAACCACTGGGTTGCTCGGACACTGGAAGTGTTAGCAGCGAAGCATATCATTAAGGGCACAAGCGATACGCACTTCACACCAAATGGACATACAACTCGCGCTGAATTCACATCTTTGCTGGTGAGAGCGCTAGGCTTGACGCAAGCTGCAAGTCTGGTTCCATTCGAAGATGTTCAAGCGGGTCAATGGTATGCCAATGAAGTGGCAATCGCTTATGAAGCAGGACTTGTCACAGGCGTATCGGATACCACATTCGATCCAAACGCGAAGATCACCCGTGAACAAATGGCGGTACTACTCGTTCGCGCCTATGAGTACAACAAGAACGGAATTGTAGCGGCTGGTCAAGAAACCGCAAATCTCAAGGATGGCTCAAGCATTTCTTTATGGGCAGTAGAAGGAGTGAATAAAGCGATTACTGTAGGACTACTGCAAGGCAAAGGAAACGGAATCTTTGATCCTGCTTCCCACGCCAATCGCGCCGAAACCGCGCAAGCTATCTTAAACTTATTGAATAAGCTATAA
- a CDS encoding aminoglycoside phosphotransferase family protein, translating into MNRKEAPHINVIKDIVSECLHLSEFKIERVLSGVSTYVYRIEFVEEILYLRILPEHNMSFAVEVHLLNLLRQRNVQVPEVIYFAHDYEAIGMSIMIVKEIVGYNIENCPSAEQYENILYHAGKQLAVINQLPVVGYGWIVRGSNQHKHVLQGEKLLFQDHIYEHLDSDLIVLSENVLLRDVILSIRTILENGRTLMLRHQSHLIHGDFDDSHIFAHQGKFTGIIDFGEIQGNSPLYDLGHYKLHDGQSYLGYPSLAKGYNEVRRLSYDDHIEIDIWALWIGVRRLGMIYNRTWGWYHDHLIRVIKLQLDILNKKF; encoded by the coding sequence TTGAATAGAAAAGAAGCACCACATATTAATGTAATAAAAGATATAGTAAGTGAATGTCTTCATTTAAGCGAATTTAAAATTGAAAGAGTATTAAGTGGTGTTTCAACTTATGTGTATCGTATTGAATTCGTAGAGGAAATCCTATATCTTCGAATTTTGCCAGAACATAATATGAGTTTTGCTGTAGAAGTACATCTACTTAATTTACTCAGACAACGGAATGTACAAGTTCCAGAGGTTATATACTTTGCCCATGATTATGAAGCAATAGGTATGTCTATTATGATTGTGAAAGAAATCGTAGGTTACAATATAGAGAATTGCCCTTCAGCTGAACAATATGAAAATATACTATATCATGCGGGAAAGCAACTAGCGGTTATCAATCAGTTGCCAGTTGTAGGATATGGTTGGATTGTAAGGGGGAGCAACCAGCATAAACATGTTCTACAAGGGGAAAAATTATTATTTCAAGATCATATATATGAACATTTAGATTCAGATTTGATAGTATTATCAGAGAATGTACTTCTTAGAGATGTAATATTATCAATTAGAACAATATTGGAGAACGGAAGAACATTAATGTTACGTCACCAATCGCATCTGATCCATGGGGATTTTGATGATTCACATATATTCGCTCACCAAGGGAAATTTACGGGGATTATTGATTTTGGAGAGATTCAAGGAAATAGTCCGCTATATGATCTTGGTCATTATAAATTGCATGATGGACAGAGTTATCTAGGTTATCCATCTTTAGCAAAAGGATATAACGAAGTGAGGCGACTATCATATGATGATCATATAGAAATTGACATTTGGGCATTATGGATCGGGGTTAGAAGACTTGGTATGATATACAACCGAACATGGGGTTGGTATCATGACCATTTGATTCGAGTGATAAAGCTTCAGTTGGATATATTGAACAAGAAATTCTAG
- a CDS encoding TIGR01777 family oxidoreductase: MKIAIAGGNGFVGKALRTHLLDQQHEVFILSRNTQPYTPLEGVTYVNWLNKGDQPELQLEGIDAIINLAGESLNSGRWSAARKRRILDSRLTATKEIKRIIAVLQHKPSVLLNASAVGYYGTSRAETFTEQHRMQPTDFLSSTVEQWEQEAMNSGIRTVFLRFGVILGKHEGALPRMVLPYKLFGGGTIGSGQQMLSWVHIEDVVRAALYCITTPSLTGPVNITAPNPVNMKAFGKMIGHVLHRPHWMPVPAFMLKLLLGEMSVLILEGQKVLPNALLEHGFIFSYPTLESGLQDLLK, from the coding sequence ATGAAAATTGCAATTGCTGGTGGTAATGGTTTTGTCGGAAAAGCACTTCGAACTCATCTTCTAGATCAGCAACACGAAGTATTCATACTCTCGCGCAATACACAGCCATATACTCCTCTGGAAGGGGTCACTTATGTCAATTGGCTCAATAAAGGAGATCAACCAGAACTACAATTAGAAGGCATTGATGCCATTATTAATCTTGCAGGAGAGTCGCTCAATAGCGGTCGATGGTCAGCTGCAAGAAAAAGAAGAATCTTAGATAGCCGTCTCACTGCAACGAAGGAAATTAAGCGGATCATTGCAGTATTACAACATAAACCAAGCGTTTTACTTAATGCTAGTGCTGTTGGTTATTATGGTACTTCTCGTGCAGAAACGTTCACGGAGCAACATCGCATGCAACCTACAGATTTCTTATCGAGTACTGTAGAACAATGGGAGCAGGAAGCGATGAATAGCGGAATACGAACAGTATTCCTGCGTTTTGGCGTTATTCTAGGTAAACATGAAGGCGCACTACCTCGTATGGTGCTACCTTATAAGTTATTTGGAGGGGGGACTATTGGAAGTGGCCAGCAAATGTTATCTTGGGTTCATATTGAAGATGTCGTTCGTGCCGCTCTTTATTGTATAACCACCCCTTCATTAACAGGCCCCGTAAATATCACGGCACCGAATCCCGTAAATATGAAAGCATTCGGAAAAATGATTGGACACGTATTACATAGACCACATTGGATGCCTGTGCCTGCATTTATGCTAAAGCTTTTATTAGGAGAAATGAGCGTGCTTATCTTAGAAGGTCAAAAGGTTTTGCCTAATGCACTACTCGAGCATGGCTTTATCTTTTCTTATCCAACACTGGAGAGTGGGCTTCAAGATCTCTTGAAGTAA